A part of bacterium genomic DNA contains:
- a CDS encoding T9SS type A sorting domain-containing protein, producing MKKKYLLFCLLLCCFLIHAAPCFCQQITGRKYLRIGEIWHEDEDIPSGVWQASFAWPGNHWRRINQSENHLMNGTMRECGMGYGLKNWRDWKNNFFPVMVGGVGQSLMVHPPGGRFGCVGHTFKIILRRQPPTLIVDGAIQAPKQEYDELNANLISDAALVIRWSFDIGVTVEQTYYAYASYPFDSYLFIDFKIINSGNVNLNEKTVELKNHVLHDICFNYAVLPQVGFEGARQSPPTGTEDCTDDWVEYYGENYLDYIGSGTPTHPAGNPSADSLRVFIAWDGDNNKTVGWDDTGDPDWNKGYMEQSPGMGRLLSPQYFGMGILHCDKSVEDTTNDLSQPFSTVWRPGNVLFNSLEDAYNYFFTGAHMASPLEMGYTEPNDPLRVARPNPYVCIGPYEMPFGSDIHFSMLVAVHGINYDLCNSVGLSWWTRYKGGVGFTDEEKNAIVATGRDSLFKYFSQATRRYFRNSELGRNPYDAPEAPEPPDLSVTAGEKSVILEWSDVSQIPDHDTGVIDFSGYRVYRAVSRNDTTFEKIWECGGASGIPVANRYVDYGVQRGFAYFYYVTAFDDGKQNWEQPGRSLESGKYWNMMLKNGPVHPFMSKQQVSDLNEIKVVPNPYHDKSVRFNWPGEENKLLFINLPLKCTIKIFTASGDLVKTIRHDNQTTEQDWNQVSDSNQLIYSGVYFFLVESDIGTKTGKFVVVRSSRIEGS from the coding sequence ATGAAAAAAAAATATCTGCTTTTCTGTTTGTTGCTCTGTTGTTTTCTTATTCATGCCGCTCCCTGTTTTTGTCAGCAGATCACCGGTCGTAAATATCTGCGCATCGGGGAGATTTGGCATGAAGACGAGGACATCCCCAGCGGCGTCTGGCAAGCCTCTTTCGCCTGGCCGGGCAATCACTGGCGCCGCATCAACCAATCGGAGAATCATCTGATGAACGGCACCATGCGTGAGTGCGGCATGGGCTATGGATTGAAAAATTGGCGGGACTGGAAAAATAATTTTTTTCCGGTGATGGTGGGGGGGGTAGGACAAAGCCTGATGGTGCATCCGCCGGGCGGAAGGTTCGGTTGTGTGGGACATACGTTCAAGATCATTCTGCGCCGACAGCCGCCGACTTTGATCGTCGATGGCGCGATTCAGGCGCCGAAACAGGAATATGATGAACTGAATGCCAACTTGATCAGCGATGCGGCGCTGGTGATTCGCTGGTCGTTCGATATCGGCGTCACCGTCGAACAGACTTATTACGCTTATGCCTCTTATCCTTTTGACAGCTATCTTTTTATCGACTTTAAGATCATCAACAGCGGCAATGTGAATCTGAATGAAAAAACGGTTGAATTGAAAAATCATGTTCTGCACGACATTTGCTTTAATTATGCCGTGTTGCCGCAAGTCGGATTCGAGGGCGCCCGGCAAAGTCCACCGACCGGCACTGAGGATTGTACCGACGATTGGGTGGAGTATTACGGTGAAAATTATCTCGACTATATCGGCTCAGGCACTCCGACGCATCCGGCAGGCAATCCTTCGGCCGACTCTTTAAGGGTGTTCATCGCCTGGGACGGCGACAACAACAAAACCGTTGGATGGGACGATACCGGAGATCCAGACTGGAACAAAGGCTATATGGAACAAAGCCCGGGCATGGGACGGTTGCTGTCGCCGCAATACTTCGGCATGGGCATCCTTCATTGCGATAAGAGCGTCGAGGACACCACCAACGATCTATCGCAGCCGTTCTCAACCGTGTGGCGGCCCGGCAATGTACTGTTCAACTCCCTTGAAGATGCCTATAACTATTTCTTCACCGGAGCGCATATGGCCAGCCCTCTGGAGATGGGGTACACCGAACCCAACGATCCCCTTCGGGTGGCGCGCCCCAATCCATATGTATGCATCGGGCCGTATGAAATGCCTTTCGGCAGCGACATTCATTTTTCCATGTTGGTGGCGGTGCATGGGATCAACTATGATTTATGCAATTCGGTGGGCCTTTCCTGGTGGACGCGCTACAAGGGAGGAGTGGGTTTTACCGATGAGGAGAAGAACGCCATCGTCGCCACGGGACGAGACTCCCTCTTCAAGTATTTCAGTCAGGCCACACGGCGCTATTTCAGAAACAGTGAATTGGGCCGCAATCCCTACGACGCCCCGGAGGCGCCGGAACCGCCGGATCTTTCGGTGACCGCCGGAGAAAAGTCGGTCATCCTGGAATGGAGCGACGTTTCGCAAATTCCGGATCATGATACCGGCGTGATCGATTTTTCCGGATATCGGGTCTATCGAGCGGTGAGCCGCAATGATACCACTTTCGAGAAAATCTGGGAGTGCGGTGGCGCGAGCGGAATCCCCGTGGCTAACCGCTACGTCGATTACGGCGTCCAGCGGGGATTCGCTTATTTTTATTATGTCACAGCCTTTGATGACGGCAAACAGAACTGGGAACAGCCGGGTCGATCGCTGGAATCGGGCAAATACTGGAACATGATGCTGAAAAACGGTCCCGTGCATCCGTTCATGAGTAAGCAGCAGGTTTCCGATTTGAACGAAATCAAGGTAGTCCCTAATCCGTACCATGATAAATCGGTTCGTTTCAACTGGCCCGGCGAAGAGAATAAATTGCTCTTTATCAACCTACCGCTTAAATGCACGATCAAGATTTTCACCGCCAGCGGCGACTTGGTTAAAACGATTCGACATGACAATCAGACTACCGAACAGGATTGGAACCAAGTTTCGGACAGCAATCAGCTCATCTACTCCGGCGTCTACTTTTTTCTGGTTGAAAGCGATATCGGCACCAAAACGGGCAAATTTGTAGTAGTGCGTTCCAGCAGAATCGAGGGATCATGA